One Pseudodesulfovibrio alkaliphilus DNA segment encodes these proteins:
- a CDS encoding OmpH family outer membrane protein: MKMLKVSLFILCLFLALPVSAQVSKVGFVNPQRIINESRIGRIAQEDLARLGREKDRRVRESLERVEAIKAEIGQGTLTVSEEQTRERALRLAAREYEILVEESNADIQTEERQLIQFVMRRADSILRRIAEEAGFTMILTDPEIIGYVANSMDITDRVIKELDAMI, translated from the coding sequence ATGAAAATGCTGAAAGTCAGTCTGTTCATTCTGTGCCTTTTCCTGGCCTTGCCCGTCTCGGCCCAGGTTTCCAAGGTGGGGTTCGTCAATCCCCAGCGTATAATCAACGAGTCGCGCATCGGCCGGATCGCCCAGGAGGACTTGGCCCGGTTGGGTCGGGAGAAGGATCGACGCGTGCGCGAATCCTTGGAGCGGGTCGAAGCCATCAAGGCCGAAATCGGGCAGGGAACCCTGACCGTGTCAGAGGAGCAGACCCGCGAGCGGGCGCTAAGGCTGGCCGCACGGGAATACGAGATCCTGGTGGAGGAAAGCAACGCGGACATTCAGACCGAGGAGCGGCAGCTCATCCAGTTCGTCATGCGCCGGGCGGATTCCATTCTTCGCCGTATCGCAGAGGAGGCCGGATTCACCATGATTCTCACCGATCCCGAGATCATCGGCTATGTGGCCAATTCCATGGACATCACCGACCGCGTCATCAAAGAACTCGACGCCATGATATAG
- a CDS encoding SH3 domain-containing protein: MRKTSVIILAALCLTLLGAITAAAFGEIRYPDRPLNLRADRSAQARWVGSLHPGQKVRVAFMKDGWVAVFEPGETRADESAAVGFSNARYLLPKATRVEPDTWGELVYTPRKLNIRDSSSISGKVVGSLEAMQRVKVDFPEGDWVMVFRENATIRSQMNALGYSAAKYFEPVTTQVSDPQAAAPADEAGTSGVAEVRAMAVTPPAVQPPPVAQPAVAAPAPTEDVVAVKDASGDWGKVVTLQRDISLWRERTSGSTEVRALKAGDRVRVDFLKSGWYAVFEENEVLRSENRALGYALRALVDGDGSDAAAPPAGPAPAQPQPPAIAEGAPRQTVTIDRSRFSGARRPDPTPDKNAHGYQYRLLEKSETKKYGVTWISIKVFLGTTKLPDANQLKDFSTTLWNEHRRAMRNLVVHIYLPGMDIDDLAYGVVSFDDKAMLELWVRQVTLFGTKFL; this comes from the coding sequence ATGCGAAAGACATCCGTAATCATTCTGGCGGCCCTGTGCTTGACACTTCTTGGCGCGATCACCGCCGCCGCCTTTGGCGAGATACGGTATCCTGATCGGCCTCTGAACCTGCGCGCCGATCGTTCGGCCCAGGCCCGCTGGGTGGGCAGTCTGCATCCGGGCCAGAAGGTCCGGGTGGCCTTCATGAAGGATGGCTGGGTCGCGGTGTTCGAGCCGGGCGAAACCCGTGCCGACGAGTCCGCGGCCGTGGGGTTTTCCAATGCCAGGTACCTGCTGCCCAAAGCCACTCGGGTGGAGCCGGATACCTGGGGTGAGCTGGTCTATACTCCGCGCAAGCTCAACATCCGCGACTCTTCGTCCATCAGCGGCAAGGTCGTGGGTTCGTTGGAGGCCATGCAGCGCGTCAAGGTGGATTTTCCCGAAGGGGACTGGGTCATGGTCTTTCGGGAAAACGCCACCATTCGTTCGCAGATGAATGCCCTCGGCTACAGTGCGGCCAAGTATTTCGAGCCGGTCACGACCCAGGTGTCCGATCCCCAGGCCGCAGCGCCCGCTGATGAAGCCGGGACAAGCGGTGTGGCTGAGGTCCGCGCAATGGCCGTCACCCCTCCCGCCGTGCAGCCTCCGCCCGTGGCTCAACCCGCTGTTGCGGCACCCGCTCCGACAGAGGATGTCGTGGCGGTCAAAGACGCTTCCGGCGACTGGGGCAAGGTCGTCACCCTGCAACGCGACATAAGCCTCTGGCGCGAGCGGACTTCGGGTTCGACCGAGGTTCGCGCCCTGAAGGCGGGGGATAGGGTGCGCGTGGATTTCCTCAAGAGCGGCTGGTACGCTGTGTTTGAGGAGAACGAGGTGCTGCGTAGCGAAAACCGCGCCCTGGGCTATGCGTTGCGGGCTCTTGTGGACGGCGACGGCAGTGACGCCGCGGCCCCTCCGGCCGGTCCGGCTCCGGCACAGCCTCAACCTCCGGCCATTGCAGAGGGTGCGCCAAGACAGACCGTAACCATTGACCGGAGCCGGTTCTCCGGGGCCCGGCGGCCGGACCCGACACCCGACAAGAACGCCCACGGTTATCAGTACCGGCTGCTGGAGAAATCCGAAACCAAGAAATATGGTGTGACCTGGATATCTATCAAGGTGTTCCTGGGCACCACCAAGCTGCCCGACGCGAACCAGCTCAAGGACTTTTCCACTACCCTTTGGAACGAGCACAGGCGGGCCATGCGCAATCTTGTGGTCCATATCTATCTGCCGGGCATGGATATTGACGATCTTGCCTATGGGGTGGTCAGCTTCGACGACAAAGCCATGCTCGAACTCTGGGTCAGACAGGTAACCCTGTTCGGGACCAAGTTCCTCTAG
- the thiS gene encoding sulfur carrier protein ThiS, whose amino-acid sequence MIVVVNGTRREIDRGATLLGLLEGLGINPDTVVVERNQEIVPSVAFAAVVLNEGDHLEVLRFVGGG is encoded by the coding sequence ATGATCGTGGTGGTAAACGGAACACGGCGGGAAATCGATCGGGGAGCCACGCTGCTCGGTCTGCTTGAAGGGCTTGGCATCAACCCGGATACGGTGGTGGTGGAGCGCAATCAGGAGATAGTTCCCTCGGTCGCCTTTGCCGCGGTTGTCCTGAACGAGGGCGACCATCTCGAGGTGCTCCGTTTTGTTGGCGGCGGTTAG
- a CDS encoding thiazole synthase → MTGDGFEIGGVVLESRLFTGTGKYADDAVIPEVCAASGSQVVTVALRRVDLGSATGNVMDHIPKHMKLLPNTSGARTADEAVRIARLARAMGCGDWIKIEVISDNRYLLPDGYATCKATEILAAEGFVVLPYVNADLYVARSLADAGAAAIMPLGAPIGTNRGLKTREMIRILIEEMDLPVIVDAGIGRPSEACEAMEMGAAACLVNTAIATAGDPVVMARAFGRAVRAGREAYLAGPGVSRGLASASSPLTGFLGGEGA, encoded by the coding sequence ATGACAGGCGACGGATTTGAAATAGGGGGCGTGGTCCTTGAGAGCCGGTTGTTCACCGGAACCGGAAAATACGCCGACGATGCGGTTATCCCCGAGGTCTGCGCGGCCTCGGGATCGCAGGTGGTCACCGTGGCCCTGCGCCGGGTGGATCTCGGTTCAGCCACCGGCAACGTCATGGACCATATCCCCAAGCACATGAAATTGCTGCCCAACACTTCCGGGGCCAGGACCGCCGACGAGGCGGTACGCATAGCCCGCTTGGCCAGGGCCATGGGCTGCGGCGACTGGATCAAGATCGAGGTCATCTCCGACAACCGTTATTTGTTGCCGGACGGCTACGCGACGTGCAAGGCCACGGAGATTCTCGCCGCCGAGGGATTTGTGGTTCTTCCCTACGTCAATGCCGACCTGTACGTGGCCCGTTCCCTGGCGGATGCCGGGGCCGCGGCCATCATGCCCCTTGGGGCGCCCATCGGCACCAATCGGGGGCTAAAGACCCGGGAGATGATCCGTATACTCATTGAGGAGATGGACTTGCCCGTCATTGTGGACGCAGGTATTGGCCGTCCCTCTGAAGCCTGCGAGGCCATGGAGATGGGCGCGGCCGCTTGCCTTGTGAACACGGCCATTGCCACGGCGGGCGATCCCGTGGTCATGGCCAGGGCCTTTGGCCGGGCGGTACGGGCCGGGCGGGAGGCGTATCTGGCCGGTCCGGGCGTTTCACGCGGTCTTGCTTCGGCCTCGTCGCCGCTGACCGGATTTCTGGGCGGGGAGGGAGCGTGA
- the thiH gene encoding 2-iminoacetate synthase ThiH, protein MSFYPQCAEYGAMPLDAMSAAVTGGDVRRALAGECRSPGDLLALLSPAAALYLEEMAGRASRLTLQHFGRTIQLFTPLYLSNHCANHCVYCGFNAANAIPRSHLSLEQVEAEARAIAATGLRQLLILTGESRTKASPEYLEACLGVLRRHFPSVFMEIYAMEQDEYGRMIRAGIDGLTLFQETYDESLYARLHPHGPKRDYRFRLDAPERACRAGMRVVNIGALLGLGDWRKDALLTGLHAAYLQRRYPQADIAVSLPRMRPHAGGFQPASIVSDADLVQIMLALRLFLPRLGITISTRETARLRDNLLPLGVTRMSAGVSTAVGGHSQESETEGGAVGQFEISDDRSVEEMCAMLRAHGFQPVFADWHPPVNGAAIPAPRAGGLV, encoded by the coding sequence GTGAGTTTTTATCCTCAATGCGCAGAATACGGGGCCATGCCTTTGGACGCGATGAGCGCTGCCGTCACCGGGGGCGATGTCCGACGCGCCCTGGCCGGAGAGTGCCGCTCGCCCGGCGATCTGCTGGCTCTGCTCAGTCCGGCTGCGGCACTGTATCTGGAGGAGATGGCCGGGCGGGCCAGCCGGTTGACATTGCAGCATTTCGGCCGGACCATCCAGCTTTTCACTCCGCTCTATCTTTCCAACCACTGCGCCAACCACTGCGTCTATTGCGGGTTCAACGCCGCCAACGCCATTCCCCGCTCCCACCTCTCCCTGGAGCAGGTGGAGGCCGAGGCGCGGGCCATCGCGGCCACGGGCCTGCGTCAACTGCTTATCCTCACGGGAGAATCCAGGACCAAGGCATCGCCAGAGTACCTGGAAGCCTGTCTTGGCGTGTTGCGCCGTCATTTTCCCTCTGTGTTCATGGAGATATACGCCATGGAGCAGGACGAGTACGGGCGTATGATCCGGGCTGGGATCGACGGACTGACCCTGTTTCAGGAGACCTACGACGAATCCTTGTATGCCCGGCTCCATCCGCACGGACCAAAGCGCGACTATCGCTTCCGCCTGGATGCGCCCGAGCGGGCCTGCCGGGCCGGGATGCGCGTGGTCAACATCGGTGCGTTGCTCGGCCTTGGCGATTGGCGCAAGGACGCCCTGCTCACCGGCTTGCACGCCGCCTATCTGCAGCGCAGGTATCCCCAGGCGGACATCGCCGTGTCCCTGCCGCGCATGCGGCCCCATGCGGGCGGATTCCAACCGGCAAGCATCGTTTCCGACGCCGATCTGGTGCAGATCATGCTCGCCTTACGCCTGTTCCTGCCTCGTCTGGGCATCACCATCTCCACCCGCGAAACGGCCCGGCTGCGCGACAACCTGTTGCCTTTGGGCGTCACGCGCATGTCGGCCGGGGTGTCCACGGCCGTGGGCGGGCACTCGCAGGAGAGCGAGACGGAGGGCGGCGCAGTGGGCCAGTTCGAGATCAGCGACGATCGCAGCGTGGAGGAGATGTGCGCCATGCTTCGGGCCCACGGCTTCCAGCCTGTTTTCGCCGATTGGCACCCCCCGGTGAACGGGGCGGCCATTCCCGCCCCACGAGCCGGAGGTCTGGTGTGA
- the thiF gene encoding sulfur carrier protein ThiS adenylyltransferase ThiF codes for MNTVERGIAVYLGEERLRHLQGVTVGIAGAGGLGSNCAMLLVRSGFKRFVLADFDRVDASNLNRQAYEADQIGQLKVTALSQNMRAVNPDLGLDLCTERITSDNVAAVFSGCDAVVEAFDDPLCKRALVESLLPVGVLVVAASGIGGHGNADMLVTRRVRDNFILVGDMETECSMEHPPLGPRVALAAAKQADAVLDYFLKTFQEQGGA; via the coding sequence GTGAACACCGTTGAGCGAGGCATTGCCGTCTATCTGGGCGAGGAACGGTTGCGCCATCTTCAGGGGGTGACCGTGGGCATCGCAGGGGCCGGGGGGCTGGGCAGCAATTGCGCCATGCTTCTTGTGCGCAGCGGGTTCAAACGCTTCGTGCTTGCTGATTTTGACCGGGTGGACGCCTCGAATCTCAACCGGCAGGCGTATGAGGCCGACCAGATCGGCCAGCTCAAGGTGACGGCTCTTTCTCAGAACATGCGTGCCGTGAACCCGGACCTTGGCCTTGATCTGTGCACCGAGCGCATCACTTCCGACAATGTGGCGGCGGTGTTCTCCGGTTGCGATGCCGTGGTCGAAGCCTTTGACGACCCCCTGTGCAAGCGGGCGCTGGTGGAGAGTCTGCTGCCCGTCGGCGTCCTGGTGGTGGCTGCCTCTGGCATCGGGGGCCATGGCAATGCGGATATGCTGGTCACTCGTCGGGTGCGGGACAACTTCATCCTCGTAGGCGACATGGAGACCGAATGCTCCATGGAGCACCCCCCGCTCGGGCCTCGAGTGGCCCTGGCCGCTGCCAAGCAGGCCGATGCGGTGCTGGATTATTTTCTCAAGACATTCCAGGAACAAGGAGGAGCATGA
- the thiE gene encoding thiamine phosphate synthase, which yields MGAREITRQSVLDTDIYCLTAEKFSRGRSNIEVVRAMLECGIRLVQYREKNKKMGAKYEECLEIRRMTREAGAAFIVNDDIDLAVLVGADGVHIGQEDLPLEAVRRLVGEGMAIGLSTHSPEEAQAAVRRGADYIGVGPIFRTFTKEDVCDPVGFDYLEYVAREIDIPFVAIGGIKRHNVAEVVRRGAHCVAVVTEVVQADDIGEAIIGLREAMQSGKEK from the coding sequence ATGGGCGCACGAGAGATCACCCGCCAATCGGTTCTGGACACGGATATCTACTGCCTTACCGCCGAGAAGTTTTCTCGCGGCAGGAGCAACATTGAGGTGGTGCGGGCTATGCTCGAGTGCGGCATCCGGCTCGTCCAGTACCGCGAGAAGAACAAGAAAATGGGTGCCAAGTATGAGGAATGCCTAGAAATTCGTCGCATGACCCGCGAGGCCGGGGCCGCCTTTATCGTCAATGACGATATCGATCTCGCCGTGCTGGTGGGGGCGGACGGCGTCCACATCGGCCAGGAGGATCTGCCTCTTGAGGCGGTGCGGCGTCTGGTGGGCGAGGGGATGGCAATAGGTCTGTCCACCCACTCGCCCGAGGAGGCTCAGGCCGCCGTGCGGCGCGGGGCGGACTACATCGGCGTGGGGCCCATTTTCCGCACCTTTACCAAGGAAGATGTCTGCGACCCCGTGGGGTTTGACTATCTGGAGTATGTGGCCCGCGAAATAGATATCCCCTTTGTGGCCATCGGCGGCATCAAGCGCCATAACGTGGCCGAGGTGGTGCGCCGGGGCGCACACTGTGTGGCCGTGGTCACGGAAGTCGTCCAGGCCGACGACATCGGCGAAGCAATCATCGGACTGCGCGAGGCCATGCAGTCCGGCAAGGAGAAATAA